The following proteins come from a genomic window of Candidatus Bathyarchaeia archaeon:
- the yciH gene encoding stress response translation initiation inhibitor YciH: MAEICSVCGLPKDLCVCGTISMEQQVIRIRTESRRWGKPMTIIEGIDPKSVDLKEIAAKLKSICACGGTVKNATIMLQGDHREKVREMLTKLGFPQGSIEVH; this comes from the coding sequence ATGGCGGAAATATGCTCGGTTTGCGGTTTGCCGAAGGACCTTTGCGTTTGCGGAACAATCAGCATGGAGCAACAAGTCATAAGGATAAGGACTGAATCTAGGAGATGGGGGAAGCCAATGACGATCATAGAGGGGATCGATCCCAAGAGCGTCGATCTGAAGGAGATCGCGGCCAAGCTCAAGAGCATATGCGCTTGTGGCGGGACCGTAAAGAACGCGACTATAATGCTCCAAGGGGATCATAGGGAAAAGGTCAGGGAGATGCTGACCAAGCTGGGCTTCCCCCAAGGTAGCATAGAAGTCCATTAG
- a CDS encoding M6 family metalloprotease domain-containing protein produces MPNSDRAHARPLPDRAYVPPLDGKFPKEVFSPGTEYPKAGNISLPAVEGARRVIAILVDFRDLNHTKSKEEIRDMVFRQMDAYWREVSYGTIWIEGDVTDWLKLDRSMSYYGEDFGMIDTNGLELVRDAISKADPWVDFSRYEYVVIIHAGCGQESSYNPFDIWSVHYFSIYPPIFADGVRITSASVAPEMERDGVSLGTIAHEFGHALGLPDLYDVNYIDPGHFVDGWCVMGTGSKNGNPRGSMPPHPMIWCKIKLGWVKDSNIITVRTGEYVNVTLQPSELKTSGYLAIKLPLPDGRYYLVEARQSIGFDAGLPNYGILISLIDESRSSGNGIVRIINADPTRPSLSNASFKPSQEFKDADNGISVSIMSQYNLSFLLIVNRKGPVPDLRIEALGIDPKLPRAGDNVTISIAIKNVGSVKADQFRLRLYIDNELVREVVLSLGPGEAREVKAYWIAKPGEHLLRAIVNEGGEVPEGNLSDNRAELNVTVGVLLALKGLNPGAIVKIDGKPYEAGPDGKAELMISPGRHEVEVPLIIERGSTREIFSKWGDGEASNPRGIVIEDDTVMEALYRRQYLIAVEANGGIASGGGWYDEGSRVQVSAQSIYTIEDRRWRKLFIGWSGDSHDREPSITIPVDGPRRLVANWRDQFFLEVRSQFGNPSGSGWYDMGSMASIRVDRVIDLGNGTRRVFVEWDGDLRMDSNEAVVRIDGPKSVIAKWKTQYEVAISAAGMPKDVELNITINGDLRKFVGDPIRGWFDADSEVRFDLEPKSIKRLWMSWELDHWKNSKNLKVASPLRLIAPENITGVFVARSLCTIYTALYGTPLMHEADLLRSFRDEIVLPTFIGKCFFSAFDPLYYSFSPHLSYAVSRNAWAKSATAILLFPLVKSLSLAASLQSALGLNNDLGVILSGIVITFLIGGLYFAPLIALIFFGLRGRTDIPSTLKKSFAFFFYSFALTAAVMILSVILRVEPSVAYASLAFAISSTFLAGFGLIYSIVRIVFKP; encoded by the coding sequence ATGCCCAATTCGGACCGCGCCCACGCTAGGCCCTTGCCGGATCGCGCTTATGTCCCACCCTTGGATGGGAAATTCCCGAAGGAGGTCTTCTCCCCCGGCACGGAATATCCAAAAGCCGGCAACATAAGCCTCCCCGCCGTGGAAGGAGCTAGGAGGGTTATAGCGATACTCGTGGACTTCCGGGACCTAAACCACACGAAGAGCAAGGAGGAAATACGGGATATGGTCTTCAGGCAGATGGATGCCTATTGGAGGGAGGTTTCCTACGGGACCATCTGGATCGAGGGGGACGTCACCGATTGGTTGAAGCTCGATCGGAGCATGAGTTATTATGGGGAGGACTTCGGCATGATAGACACCAATGGCTTGGAGCTCGTTAGGGATGCCATATCTAAGGCGGACCCTTGGGTTGATTTCTCTAGGTACGAGTATGTAGTGATAATCCATGCCGGTTGCGGCCAAGAATCCTCCTACAATCCGTTCGATATATGGTCCGTACATTATTTCTCCATATATCCGCCCATATTCGCCGATGGCGTAAGGATAACGTCTGCATCGGTCGCCCCGGAAATGGAGAGGGATGGGGTTTCGCTTGGGACGATCGCCCATGAGTTCGGACACGCCCTCGGCCTGCCCGACCTATACGATGTCAACTACATAGATCCAGGGCATTTCGTCGATGGATGGTGCGTCATGGGGACCGGCTCCAAGAACGGAAATCCGAGAGGATCGATGCCCCCCCACCCGATGATTTGGTGCAAGATCAAACTCGGGTGGGTGAAAGACTCCAATATAATCACGGTCAGGACGGGGGAGTACGTCAACGTGACCCTACAACCATCGGAGCTGAAGACCTCCGGTTACCTCGCGATAAAGCTCCCGCTCCCAGACGGGCGATATTATTTGGTAGAGGCGAGGCAAAGTATCGGGTTCGATGCTGGCCTCCCGAATTATGGCATATTGATCAGCCTGATCGACGAATCCCGAAGCAGCGGAAATGGCATTGTGAGGATAATCAACGCCGATCCCACTAGGCCGAGCCTCTCGAACGCCTCTTTCAAGCCATCCCAAGAGTTCAAGGACGCCGATAATGGCATAAGCGTTTCCATAATGTCCCAATACAACCTCTCATTCCTCCTCATCGTCAATAGGAAAGGACCAGTGCCCGATTTGAGGATAGAGGCGCTTGGGATCGATCCGAAGCTGCCGAGGGCTGGGGATAATGTGACGATCTCAATAGCGATCAAGAACGTTGGCAGCGTAAAGGCTGATCAATTTCGCTTGAGGCTTTATATCGATAATGAGCTCGTCAGGGAGGTGGTGCTATCCCTCGGGCCGGGCGAGGCGAGGGAGGTTAAGGCTTATTGGATCGCGAAGCCCGGCGAGCACCTGCTTCGGGCGATCGTCAACGAAGGGGGAGAGGTCCCAGAGGGCAACTTGAGCGATAACAGGGCGGAGCTCAATGTGACGGTTGGGGTCCTGCTGGCTCTGAAGGGCCTGAACCCCGGCGCCATAGTGAAGATCGATGGCAAGCCATATGAGGCTGGGCCGGATGGCAAGGCGGAGCTCATGATCAGCCCGGGCCGCCATGAGGTCGAGGTCCCGCTCATTATAGAGCGGGGAAGTACGAGGGAGATATTCTCCAAATGGGGCGATGGGGAAGCGTCGAACCCTAGGGGAATCGTCATTGAAGACGATACAGTAATGGAGGCACTTTATAGGAGGCAATACCTGATCGCAGTTGAGGCGAATGGGGGAATCGCCTCCGGAGGTGGATGGTACGACGAGGGCTCGAGGGTTCAAGTGAGCGCTCAATCCATTTATACGATAGAGGATAGGAGGTGGAGGAAGTTATTCATCGGATGGTCCGGCGATTCGCACGATAGGGAGCCATCGATAACGATCCCGGTGGATGGGCCCCGCAGGCTCGTGGCGAATTGGAGGGATCAATTCTTCCTCGAGGTCCGATCCCAATTCGGGAACCCCTCCGGATCCGGATGGTATGATATGGGCTCCATGGCCAGCATCCGAGTCGATCGGGTGATCGACCTCGGAAACGGGACTAGGAGGGTATTCGTTGAATGGGATGGGGATTTGAGGATGGATTCCAACGAGGCCGTGGTGCGAATCGATGGGCCGAAGTCTGTCATCGCGAAATGGAAAACGCAATATGAGGTTGCGATCTCTGCGGCCGGCATGCCTAAGGACGTTGAGCTCAACATAACCATAAACGGGGATTTGCGCAAATTCGTTGGAGATCCCATACGCGGATGGTTCGATGCGGATTCTGAGGTAAGGTTCGATCTGGAGCCAAAGTCGATAAAGAGGTTGTGGATGAGCTGGGAATTGGATCATTGGAAGAACTCCAAGAACCTTAAGGTCGCATCGCCGCTCAGGCTGATCGCTCCGGAGAACATAACTGGGGTATTCGTCGCTAGGAGCCTTTGCACAATTTACACGGCGCTTTATGGCACGCCGCTGATGCATGAGGCGGATCTCTTGAGGAGTTTCAGGGATGAGATCGTTCTCCCCACATTCATAGGCAAATGCTTCTTCTCGGCCTTCGATCCACTTTACTATTCCTTCAGCCCGCACCTCTCTTACGCCGTCTCTAGAAACGCTTGGGCCAAATCCGCGACCGCTATCCTCCTCTTCCCCTTGGTCAAATCCCTTTCCCTCGCCGCCTCACTTCAATCGGCTTTGGGATTGAACAATGACCTCGGCGTCATACTAAGCGGCATCGTGATCACCTTCCTGATAGGGGGCTTGTACTTCGCACCATTGATCGCCCTTATATTCTTCGGCCTTAGGGGCCGCACGGATATACCGAGCACGCTGAAGAAATCGTTCGCATTCTTCTTCTACTCCTTCGCCTTGACCGCGGCCGTAATGATCCTTTCGGTCATCTTGAGGGTGGAACCCTCCGTGGCCTACGCGAGCCTCGCCTTCGCGATATCTTCAACCTTCTTGGCGGGCTTCGGGCTTATATATTCGATAGTGAGGATCGTTTTTAAACCCTAG
- a CDS encoding transcription initiation factor IIB has protein sequence MGQRKVSSCPECGSANLVEDYEQGEVICRDCGLVISEHALNQGPEWRAFTKEERDERGRVGIPTSFSIHDKGLSTVIERVDRDAYGKQLPLSTKLEMLRLRKWQMRTRVHSSEDRNLAQAMAEIDRLADKLHIPPSLKERAAVIYRKALESGLVRGRSIAGIAAASLYAACRLSETPRTLKDMAEASRMRKKDIARCYRLLLRELDLKMPVEDPIRCVSKIASKAGIDMKTQRRAIEVINMAKEKGVVAGKDPMGLAAAAIYVACVLEGEKKTQKEIAEVANVTEVTVRNRYKGLKDALSLNV, from the coding sequence ATAGGGCAAAGGAAGGTTTCCTCATGCCCAGAATGCGGCAGCGCGAATCTCGTTGAGGATTACGAGCAGGGCGAGGTCATTTGCCGCGATTGCGGCCTCGTCATAAGCGAGCACGCCCTCAACCAAGGCCCGGAATGGAGAGCCTTCACGAAGGAGGAAAGGGATGAGCGGGGCAGAGTTGGAATCCCGACGTCCTTCTCCATCCACGACAAGGGGCTCTCCACCGTCATAGAAAGGGTGGATAGGGATGCATATGGAAAGCAGTTGCCGCTATCCACAAAGCTAGAGATGCTCAGGCTTAGGAAATGGCAAATGAGGACGAGGGTCCATTCCTCCGAGGATAGGAACCTAGCCCAAGCGATGGCTGAGATCGATAGGCTAGCCGATAAGCTCCATATACCGCCCTCCCTGAAGGAGAGGGCCGCCGTCATCTATAGGAAGGCCCTCGAGAGCGGCTTGGTCAGGGGCAGATCCATAGCCGGCATAGCAGCCGCTTCCCTCTACGCGGCCTGCAGGCTATCGGAAACCCCTAGGACGTTGAAGGACATGGCCGAGGCGAGCAGGATGAGGAAGAAGGATATTGCCCGATGTTATAGGCTATTGCTGAGGGAATTGGACCTCAAGATGCCGGTCGAGGACCCGATTAGGTGCGTTTCCAAAATCGCCTCCAAGGCGGGGATAGATATGAAGACCCAAAGGAGGGCCATAGAAGTAATAAACATGGCTAAGGAGAAGGGCGTAGTGGCCGGGAAGGATCCGATGGGCTTAGCCGCCGCCGCTATTTATGTAGCCTGCGTCTTGGAGGGAGAGAAGAAGACGCAGAAGGAGATAGCAGAGGTCGCCAACGTTACGGAGGTCACCGTCAGGAACCGATATAAGGGTTTGAAGGATGCCCTCTCTTTAAACGTCTAG